The following coding sequences lie in one Glycine soja cultivar W05 chromosome 16, ASM419377v2, whole genome shotgun sequence genomic window:
- the LOC114390172 gene encoding BAG family molecular chaperone regulator 2-like produces MIKLRSMRFSRSSSKLGNGGHKATTPTEKDCRSIGEIQWELRPGGMLVQKRESNQSAGEGMITIIVSTVSQSHEISIEATSTFGELKMILSLATSFEPREQRLLFKGKEREDDEYLHMVGVRDKDKVLLFEDPAIKEKKLLGLRNQPINNPSRTISV; encoded by the exons ATGATTAAGTTGAGGTCAATGAGGTTTAGCCGAAGCAGCTCCAAGCTTGGAAATGGTGGGCACAAAGCAACAACACCCACTGAAAAGGATTGCAGAAGCATTGGTGAAATCCAATGGGAACTTAGGCCTGGTGGCATGCTTGTTCAGAAAAGGGAGAGCAACCAAAGCGCTGGGGAGGGAATGATCACAATTATAGTGTCAACTGTTTCACAATCGCATGAAATTTCTATCGAGGCCACATCAACTTTTG GAGAATTGAAAATGATTCTGTCACTGGCAACAAGTTTTGAGCCCCGAGAGCAAAGGCTTCTCTTCAAGGGTAAAGAGAGAGAGGATGATGAATATCTACATATGGTTGGGGTTAGAGACAAGGACAAGGTTCTTCTGTTTGAGGATCCAGCTATAAAGGAGAAGAAACTGCTTGGCTTAAGAAACCAACCCATTAACAATCCTAGTCGTACCATCAGTGTATGA
- the LOC114390484 gene encoding receptor-like protein EIX2 codes for MSHNNLFGAIPNKSFKLRNRPSIILNSNQFEAKVQSFLQKASELKLSNNKFSDLFSFLCEGRPLWIYGLGHQNSEVTVYHVYRFNNTYFEVYGTFSLGDYMLDITWLWKGVERGFKNPELLLKSIDLSCNNLIGEIPKEIGYLVGLVSLNLSRNNLSGEIPYEIGNLSSLDSLDLSRNHFTGRIPSSLTQIDGLGKLDLSQNSLSTFDAFSLEGNVDLCGEQLNKSCPADGDPTTVKPQEPAVHGDDSVF; via the coding sequence ATGTCTCACAATAATCTCTTTGGAGCAATTCCTAATAAATCATTTAAGCTTCGTAACAGACCGTCTATAATTCTGAATTCAAATCAATTTGAAGCAAAAGTTCagtcttttttgcaaaaagcTTCGGAGCTGAAGCTCTCCAACAATAAATTTTcagatttgttttcatttttatgtgaGGGAAGGCCACTTTGGATTTACGGTTTAGGGCATCAAAATTCAGAAGTGACAGTGTATCATGTCTATCGGTTCAATAACACTTACTTTGAAGTTTATGGTACTTTCAGTTTGGGTGATTATATGCTTGACATAACATGGTTATGGAAAGGTGTGGAACGGGGATTCAAAAATCCAGAATTGTTACTTAAGAGCATTGATCTCTCGTGTAATaatttaattggggaaataccAAAGGAGATTGGATATTTGGTTGGATTAGTTTCTTTGAATTTATCAAGAAACAATCTGAGTGGAGAAATTCCATATGAGATTGGGAATTTAAGTTCACTGGATTCCCTTGACTTATCAAGAAATCATTTCACTGGGAGAATTCCTTCTTCTCTTACTCAAATTGATGGTCTAGGCAAACTAGACTTGTCACAAAACTCTCTTTCTACCTTTGATGCCTTTAGTTTAGAAGGAAATGTTGATCTTTGTGGTGAGCAACTTAACAAAAGTTGTCCTGCAGATGGAGATCCGACAACAGTGAAGCCTCAAGAACCTGCAGTCCATGGTGATGATTCTGTTTTCTAA